A genomic stretch from Pontibacter liquoris includes:
- a CDS encoding single-stranded DNA-binding protein, with amino-acid sequence MASVNKVILVGNLGKDPEIRHLEGGVAVARFPIATSETFKDKNGAKQERTEWHNIVLWRGLAEVAEKYLRKGQSVYIEGKIRTNNYQDKEGVQRYSTEIVADNMTMLGGRSENGGSGNFQEQSTAASSGSFGGGSAASSAGSNASSFQNSDEPDDLPF; translated from the coding sequence ATGGCAAGTGTAAACAAAGTAATCCTGGTAGGGAACTTAGGCAAGGACCCCGAGATCCGTCACCTGGAAGGTGGCGTGGCAGTAGCCCGTTTCCCGATTGCGACTTCTGAAACCTTTAAAGACAAAAACGGCGCCAAGCAGGAGCGTACCGAGTGGCACAACATTGTGCTGTGGCGTGGCCTGGCCGAGGTAGCCGAAAAATACCTGCGCAAAGGCCAGTCTGTCTACATCGAAGGCAAGATCCGCACTAATAATTACCAGGACAAGGAAGGCGTGCAACGCTACAGCACCGAGATTGTAGCCGATAACATGACCATGCTGGGCGGCCGCTCAGAAAATGGCGGTAGCGGCAACTTCCAGGAACAATCAACTGCTGCTTCTTCGGGCAGCTTTGGCGGCGGAAGCGCTGCTTCTTCGGCAGGCAGCAATGCCTCATCGTTCCAGAACAGCGATGAGCCGGACGACCTGCCGTTCTAA
- a CDS encoding tetratricopeptide repeat protein, with translation MSRSQILIVVAAIALVAAMFFLPKVIVNEKDKESFAKDGAAATAEGHSADDGHGHEAEATAASPAGAHTEATPEQLMALTTARSKYNKATDEHARAKMASQLADAYFSASKYDSAGYYFEEAAKARPGETTYKKAGDSYYEAFTYAPTQERANELGAKAREMYEQVLKNNPANLDAKTNVAMTYIATTNPMQGITLLREVISADPKNEKALFNLGVLSMQSGQYDKAAERFQKLVDLNPENVEATFYLGVSLAKTGKRDEARTLFNNAKAMSKDPALTASVDEALAELDK, from the coding sequence ATGTCACGGTCTCAAATACTGATAGTTGTTGCAGCCATTGCTTTGGTGGCCGCTATGTTCTTCTTGCCGAAGGTGATTGTAAACGAAAAGGACAAAGAAAGCTTTGCCAAAGACGGCGCAGCCGCAACGGCAGAGGGGCACTCGGCTGATGATGGCCATGGCCATGAGGCAGAAGCGACTGCTGCAAGCCCTGCGGGCGCGCACACAGAAGCAACGCCGGAACAGTTAATGGCGCTCACCACGGCCCGTAGCAAGTATAACAAGGCCACTGACGAACATGCGCGGGCAAAAATGGCCTCGCAGCTGGCAGATGCTTATTTTTCGGCCAGCAAGTATGACAGTGCCGGCTATTATTTTGAAGAGGCTGCCAAAGCCCGACCAGGCGAGACAACCTACAAAAAAGCAGGCGACAGTTATTACGAAGCCTTTACGTATGCTCCTACACAGGAGCGTGCCAACGAGCTTGGCGCCAAAGCCCGCGAGATGTATGAGCAGGTGCTGAAAAACAACCCCGCTAACCTGGATGCTAAAACGAATGTAGCCATGACTTACATTGCTACAACCAACCCGATGCAGGGCATTACGCTGCTGCGTGAGGTGATCTCGGCAGACCCGAAAAACGAGAAGGCGCTCTTTAACCTGGGCGTGCTTTCCATGCAGTCGGGGCAGTACGACAAAGCAGCGGAACGTTTCCAGAAGCTTGTTGACCTGAACCCGGAGAACGTGGAGGCTACTTTTTATTTAGGTGTATCGCTGGCCAAAACAGGAAAGCGCGACGAAGCCAGAACGCTGTTTAACAACGCGAAGGCCATGAGCAAAGACCCGGCCCTGACAGCCTCGGTAGATGAAGCGTTGGCAGAACTGGACAAGTAG
- a CDS encoding HU family DNA-binding protein, with protein MTKAEVISEIADKTGIDKADVQATIEAFFKVVKDSMADGNNIYVRGFGSFVNKKRAKKVARNISKNTSIIIDEHFIPSFKPSKTFIQKIKNSKKIKELAHS; from the coding sequence GTGACTAAAGCAGAAGTAATATCAGAGATTGCTGATAAAACAGGGATCGATAAGGCGGATGTGCAGGCTACCATTGAAGCTTTCTTTAAAGTAGTGAAAGACTCTATGGCCGATGGTAACAACATCTATGTGAGAGGTTTTGGTAGCTTTGTGAACAAGAAACGTGCGAAGAAAGTAGCTCGCAACATTTCCAAGAACACATCGATCATCATCGACGAGCATTTTATCCCAAGCTTCAAGCCATCTAAAACCTTCATCCAGAAGATCAAAAACAGCAAAAAAATCAAAGAGTTAGCGCATTCCTAA
- the mutY gene encoding A/G-specific adenine glycosylase, which translates to MMHPSAHAHFARTLIRWYGQHKRSLPWRDTLNPYYIWLSEVILQQTRVAQGLPYYLKFVDAYPTVEALAAAPQDEVLRLWQGLGYYSRARNMHHTARLVVEQYNGTFPNTYAELLKLKGVGTYTAAAIAAFAYKEQVAVLDGNVFRVLARVFGLSDDIALPASRKIFQQLADTLVPADAPDTYNQAIMEFGAIQCTPVIPDCLFCPLQQECFAFTHGLVQELPVKAKAKKPRPRYFHYLVFELAGAFYLRKRLEGDIWQGLYDFYLYESDEKNLPPKALLQELAAAGIPVQEAQLQLPAKDYTHVLSHQKLTARFYRILLPAPLKEEVLQETRLALYTVPQIEQLPKPILINSYLKDAKILVYL; encoded by the coding sequence ATGATGCACCCCTCCGCTCATGCGCATTTTGCCCGCACGCTTATCCGCTGGTACGGGCAGCACAAACGCAGCCTGCCTTGGCGCGACACCCTTAACCCATATTATATCTGGCTCTCGGAAGTGATTCTGCAACAAACGCGTGTGGCGCAGGGCCTGCCCTATTACCTGAAGTTCGTAGATGCTTACCCCACGGTGGAAGCACTGGCGGCAGCGCCTCAGGACGAAGTACTGCGGCTTTGGCAGGGACTGGGTTATTACTCCCGGGCCCGCAACATGCACCATACGGCCCGGTTGGTGGTAGAGCAGTATAACGGCACCTTTCCGAATACCTATGCCGAGCTGCTAAAACTGAAAGGCGTAGGCACCTACACCGCGGCGGCCATTGCGGCCTTCGCCTACAAAGAGCAGGTGGCCGTGCTGGATGGCAACGTCTTCCGGGTGCTGGCGCGTGTGTTTGGCCTGTCGGATGATATTGCCCTGCCGGCTTCGCGCAAGATCTTTCAGCAACTGGCCGATACGCTGGTGCCGGCTGATGCCCCGGACACTTACAACCAAGCCATTATGGAGTTTGGCGCTATCCAGTGCACGCCCGTTATACCCGACTGCCTCTTTTGCCCGCTGCAACAGGAGTGCTTTGCTTTTACGCATGGCCTGGTGCAGGAACTCCCTGTAAAAGCAAAAGCAAAAAAGCCGCGCCCGCGTTACTTCCATTACCTGGTATTTGAGCTGGCAGGTGCTTTTTACCTGCGCAAGCGCCTGGAAGGCGACATCTGGCAGGGCTTGTATGATTTTTACCTCTACGAAAGCGACGAGAAAAACCTGCCCCCGAAGGCGCTGCTGCAGGAGCTGGCAGCGGCCGGCATTCCGGTGCAGGAGGCGCAGTTGCAACTGCCCGCAAAGGATTATACCCACGTGCTCAGCCATCAAAAATTAACCGCCCGCTTTTACCGCATCCTGCTTCCGGCGCCTTTAAAAGAAGAGGTGCTGCAGGAAACCCGGCTGGCACTTTATACCGTGCCACAAATAGAGCAATTACCAAAACCAATTCTTATAAACAGCTATTTGAAAGATGCCAAGATTTTAGTATATTTATAG